From a single Paenibacillus sp. FSL W8-0426 genomic region:
- a CDS encoding AI-2E family transporter, which translates to MEQLTKNKLFRYAIWLLLGLIILYFIWLLRPLLLHIYGFLKTVLAPFVIALIISYVLNPIVSMLGGRKVPRSIAVLLIYAFFLTCIGVILVNVIPVLMEQLEELNEHMPELSMRAQSLMNNMDNKLMPPSVRSGMNSWFYQMEDRLSQGITVLMDNIGATINVLFNIFIVPFLIFYMLKDFEVFERTVVAYLPRSRRKAIVTVMKEIDAALGNYIRGQFIVCVIVGIFAYIGYIIIDMPYALLLASIVAVFNIVPYLGPFLGAAPAVVMASTVSFKMMMLVVVVNMLCQVLESNIISPQVVGRTLHLHPLSIIFALLVGGEIAGIFGLILAVPVFAVLKVIVQHFFAYYIKRRTD; encoded by the coding sequence GTGGAGCAATTAACCAAAAACAAGCTGTTCCGTTATGCCATCTGGCTGCTGCTTGGCTTGATCATTTTGTATTTTATCTGGCTGCTGCGGCCATTGCTGCTGCATATATATGGATTTCTGAAAACCGTGCTGGCGCCGTTTGTCATTGCGCTCATCATTTCGTATGTGCTTAACCCGATCGTCAGCATGCTGGGCGGGCGCAAAGTGCCGCGTTCCATCGCGGTACTGTTGATCTATGCGTTTTTCCTGACTTGTATCGGAGTCATCCTGGTTAACGTGATCCCGGTGCTGATGGAGCAGTTGGAGGAACTGAACGAACACATGCCCGAATTGTCGATGCGCGCCCAGAGTCTGATGAATAACATGGACAACAAACTGATGCCGCCGAGCGTTCGTTCAGGCATGAACAGCTGGTTTTATCAAATGGAGGATCGGCTTAGCCAAGGAATTACGGTGTTGATGGACAATATCGGGGCGACGATTAACGTGTTGTTCAACATTTTTATCGTGCCGTTCCTCATTTTTTACATGCTCAAAGATTTTGAGGTGTTTGAACGGACCGTCGTGGCTTATCTTCCGCGTTCCCGGAGAAAAGCAATCGTTACGGTCATGAAAGAAATCGATGCTGCGCTTGGCAACTACATTCGCGGCCAGTTCATCGTCTGTGTGATCGTAGGCATTTTCGCGTATATCGGATATATCATCATTGATATGCCTTATGCCCTGCTGCTGGCGAGCATTGTGGCGGTGTTCAACATCGTGCCTTATCTTGGTCCCTTCCTTGGCGCGGCCCCGGCTGTGGTGATGGCATCGACGGTATCGTTTAAAATGATGATGCTGGTTGTCGTCGTGAACATGCTGTGCCAGGTGCTGGAAAGCAACATTATCTCTCCGCAGGTGGTTGGGCGAACGCTTCATCTGCATCCGCTTTCGATTATTTTTGCCCTGCTTGTCGGCGGGGAAATTGCGGGCATCTTCGGCCTAATTTTGGCCGTCCCTGTATTTGCGGTGTTAAAAGTCATTGTCCAGCATTTTTTCGCATACTATATTAAGCGAAGAACGGACTGA
- a CDS encoding thiamine pyrophosphate-dependent dehydrogenase E1 component subunit alpha: MSETGIAGERVLHHSLGLTDEEAIDMYKTMVMARKFDERNLLLQRAGKINFHVSGIGQEVAQVAAAYALNKSTDYFLPYYRDYGLVLALGMSIKELMLSVFAKAEDPNSGGRQMPGHFGYKKLRIVTGSSPVTTQVPHAVGIALAAKMKNEKLVSFVTFGEGSSNQGDFHEGCNFAGVHKLPVILMCENNQYAISVPIHKQLGGRVVDRARGYGIAGVRVDGNNVFEVYKAVKEARERAIRGEGPTLIEAMLYRLSPHSTADNDLLYRTKDEVEENRAKDGIPKYQQYLIDCGIWSAAHEEELQSQLKKQIDDAINYADKAPLPTPESSLDHVYAE, translated from the coding sequence ATGAGCGAAACTGGCATAGCGGGAGAACGTGTTCTTCATCATTCACTGGGATTGACCGATGAAGAGGCTATTGACATGTATAAAACGATGGTAATGGCACGGAAATTTGATGAACGCAATTTGCTGCTTCAGCGCGCAGGTAAAATTAATTTTCATGTTTCAGGCATTGGACAAGAAGTGGCACAGGTCGCTGCTGCATATGCCCTCAACAAGTCGACGGATTACTTCCTCCCTTACTATCGCGATTATGGCCTCGTCCTAGCGCTAGGCATGAGCATCAAAGAATTGATGCTGTCCGTATTTGCCAAAGCGGAAGACCCCAATAGCGGAGGCCGTCAAATGCCTGGCCACTTTGGATATAAAAAGCTTCGGATCGTAACTGGTTCCAGTCCGGTTACTACGCAAGTGCCCCATGCCGTTGGCATAGCGCTGGCGGCAAAAATGAAAAATGAGAAGTTAGTGAGTTTTGTAACCTTTGGGGAAGGATCCAGCAATCAAGGAGATTTTCACGAAGGCTGCAATTTTGCGGGGGTTCACAAACTTCCGGTCATTTTGATGTGTGAGAATAATCAGTATGCGATTTCCGTGCCGATCCATAAGCAGCTTGGTGGACGGGTTGTTGACCGTGCGCGAGGCTATGGGATTGCAGGTGTACGAGTGGATGGGAACAACGTATTTGAGGTTTACAAAGCCGTAAAGGAAGCTCGGGAGAGAGCGATTCGCGGGGAAGGGCCAACGCTCATTGAAGCCATGTTATACCGACTTTCGCCGCACTCCACTGCCGATAATGATTTATTGTACAGGACGAAGGACGAAGTAGAGGAGAACCGGGCTAAGGACGGAATTCCCAAGTACCAACAATATTTGATCGATTGCGGAATATGGAGTGCCGCTCATGAGGAAGAACTGCAATCTCAGCTCAAAAAACAAATCGATGATGCGATAAACTATGCGGATAAGGCCCCGTTGCCAACGCCGGAGTCTTCGTTGGACCATGTATATGCAGAATGA
- a CDS encoding SDR family oxidoreductase yields the protein MKISEQTVAIVTGGGTGIGRAASVLLSRHGATVAVNYSRSRLEAEATVQQIRDTGGRAFAVQADIADDQAVRQMVAGIEHEHGPITALVNNAGITRHIPLQDLDAVDDDAWDTLYNVNVKGMFYCARAVSKGMQRAGHGAIVNLGSIAGMTGSGSSVPYAASKAAVHGLTRSLAHALSPHIRVNAIVPGAVSTRWWAGNEARMEQLGGQLLLQRISSPEDIAHMIVAALEQPSMTGQLITVDAGQTL from the coding sequence ATGAAAATATCCGAACAAACCGTAGCGATCGTAACTGGCGGCGGCACAGGAATCGGCAGAGCCGCCAGCGTGCTGCTGTCCCGGCACGGGGCAACCGTAGCAGTCAATTATTCGCGTTCCCGGCTGGAAGCCGAGGCGACCGTGCAGCAGATACGGGACACCGGCGGACGCGCTTTTGCCGTGCAAGCCGACATCGCCGATGATCAGGCAGTACGTCAGATGGTTGCCGGCATTGAGCATGAACATGGCCCCATAACGGCACTGGTTAACAATGCGGGCATCACGAGACATATTCCGCTGCAAGATCTGGATGCCGTCGACGATGACGCATGGGACACGCTTTATAACGTCAATGTCAAAGGCATGTTTTATTGCGCAAGGGCTGTCTCCAAAGGCATGCAGCGGGCCGGACATGGCGCGATCGTCAACCTTGGCAGCATTGCCGGCATGACCGGATCAGGCTCCTCCGTCCCTTACGCGGCATCCAAAGCCGCCGTGCATGGGTTGACCCGCTCTCTTGCCCATGCACTGTCTCCCCACATCCGGGTTAACGCCATCGTTCCTGGAGCGGTTTCCACGCGTTGGTGGGCAGGCAACGAGGCACGTATGGAACAGTTGGGCGGACAACTGTTATTGCAGCGCATATCCTCTCCTGAGGATATTGCCCATATGATCGTTGCCGCGCTGGAGCAGCCGTCCATGACCGGACAGCTCATCACGGTCGACGCGGGTCAAACGTTATGA
- a CDS encoding replication-associated recombination protein A codes for MDLFSFQQDAEPKARLLADRMRPEKLEEYIGQEHIIGPGKLLRRAIEADQISSILLYGPPGCGKTTLAHIISKHTQGNFVRLNAVDASVKDVREVIEQAQTNKQLYGTKTILFLDEVHRFNSSRQDALLPAVEQGTIIFIGATTENPFHYVNGALMSRSTLFQLEPLNKEHSLIAMRRALQDADKGLGFMELKADEEALSHIATMANGDIRRALNALELAALTTPPETDGSIHITLAVAEESIRRPIVRADESTQYDVLSAFHKSIRGSSDAALFWFLYAVEKLGMDPMVFIRRLIAASSEDIGLANPQAMTQAIGALDAYRNNGWPEAKLNIAQAILFAVESPKSNAVYTAISKAMEAIEEVKSAEVPLHLRDTHYAGAAKLGHEGYLYPHNYPGHYVKQEYLPKQLSRRIFYEATEQGNESKIRLNQQRRRG; via the coding sequence ATGGATTTGTTTTCGTTTCAACAGGATGCGGAGCCGAAGGCGAGACTGCTAGCCGATCGGATGCGTCCGGAGAAGCTTGAAGAATATATCGGGCAAGAGCATATCATCGGGCCGGGCAAGCTGCTTCGCCGCGCCATCGAGGCCGACCAGATTTCATCCATACTGCTGTATGGTCCTCCAGGATGCGGCAAAACCACGTTGGCGCATATCATATCCAAGCACACGCAGGGCAATTTCGTTCGGCTGAACGCGGTGGATGCGTCCGTGAAGGACGTACGTGAAGTGATCGAGCAAGCCCAGACGAACAAGCAGCTGTACGGCACCAAAACGATTCTGTTTCTGGACGAGGTGCACCGCTTCAACAGCTCGCGGCAGGATGCGCTGCTGCCTGCGGTGGAACAGGGCACCATTATTTTTATCGGGGCGACGACGGAGAATCCGTTTCATTACGTGAACGGGGCCTTGATGAGCCGCTCAACGCTGTTTCAACTGGAGCCGCTGAACAAGGAGCACTCGCTGATTGCCATGCGTCGTGCCCTGCAAGATGCGGACAAGGGCCTCGGTTTCATGGAGCTGAAGGCGGACGAAGAGGCGCTATCGCATATCGCGACGATGGCCAACGGGGACATTCGGCGCGCGCTGAATGCCCTGGAACTGGCCGCACTGACCACGCCGCCGGAAACGGACGGTTCCATCCATATTACGCTCGCGGTTGCGGAAGAATCCATTCGCCGTCCCATCGTGCGCGCGGACGAGTCGACGCAATACGACGTGTTGTCGGCGTTTCACAAAAGCATTCGCGGTTCCAGCGATGCCGCCCTGTTCTGGTTTCTGTACGCGGTGGAAAAGCTGGGCATGGACCCGATGGTGTTTATTCGCCGTTTGATCGCGGCGAGCAGCGAGGATATCGGCCTTGCCAATCCGCAGGCCATGACGCAGGCCATCGGCGCGCTGGACGCGTATCGCAACAACGGCTGGCCGGAGGCCAAACTCAACATTGCGCAGGCGATCCTGTTTGCGGTGGAAAGTCCGAAATCGAATGCCGTGTATACGGCCATTTCCAAAGCGATGGAAGCGATCGAGGAAGTGAAGTCGGCGGAGGTGCCGCTGCATCTTCGTGATACCCATTACGCGGGAGCGGCCAAGCTTGGGCACGAAGGGTATCTATACCCACACAACTATCCGGGACATTACGTGAAGCAGGAGTATTTGCCGAAACAGCTGTCGCGACGCATTTTCTATGAGGCGACCGAGCAGGGGAACGAATCCAAGATTCGCCTCAACCAGCAGCGTCGGAGAGGGTAA
- a CDS encoding Rrf2 family transcriptional regulator: MKISTKGRYGLTIMMELAARTGEGPTSLKSIAERNQLSEHYLEQLIAPLRNAGLVKSIRGAYGGYILAGDPASVTAGDVIRVLEGPISPVDFTEEDDPAKRDLWLRIRDSIAEVLDSTTLQDLISYQDQEQKDSYMFYI; this comes from the coding sequence TTGAAAATATCGACAAAAGGCCGTTATGGCCTTACCATCATGATGGAGCTGGCTGCCAGAACCGGCGAAGGCCCGACTTCCCTGAAGAGCATTGCGGAGCGCAATCAGCTCTCGGAGCATTATTTGGAGCAATTGATCGCTCCCCTGCGCAATGCAGGACTTGTTAAAAGCATTCGCGGAGCGTACGGCGGCTATATTCTGGCCGGCGATCCGGCCAGCGTGACTGCAGGTGACGTCATTCGTGTGTTGGAAGGCCCGATCTCCCCGGTGGACTTCACCGAGGAAGACGATCCGGCCAAGCGGGACCTGTGGCTGCGTATCCGCGACAGCATTGCCGAGGTGCTGGATTCGACGACGCTGCAAGACCTGATCTCGTATCAGGACCAGGAGCAGAAGGACAGCTACATGTTTTACATTTAA
- the crcB gene encoding fluoride efflux transporter CrcB has translation MKELVYVGLGGIAGTLTRYGVQLWIPQDNGGFPWGVLLINAVGSLFLGWFFTVAVPHKISAELRLAIGTGFTGAFTTFSTFALDMVRLAEGGHWISAAAYVFTSIAAGLLLCSVGIRWGEQMLRRDGRGGAQA, from the coding sequence ATGAAGGAACTTGTTTATGTTGGGCTTGGCGGCATTGCGGGCACGTTGACCCGTTACGGCGTCCAGCTGTGGATACCGCAGGACAATGGGGGGTTCCCTTGGGGGGTGCTGCTGATCAACGCAGTGGGCAGCCTGTTTCTGGGGTGGTTTTTCACGGTAGCCGTACCTCACAAAATTTCTGCTGAGCTGCGCCTGGCCATCGGCACGGGGTTTACCGGCGCGTTCACGACCTTTTCAACCTTTGCGCTCGATATGGTGCGATTGGCGGAAGGCGGACATTGGATAAGTGCGGCTGCGTATGTATTCACTAGCATCGCGGCAGGGCTCTTGCTTTGCTCGGTCGGTATCCGCTGGGGAGAGCAAATGTTGAGAAGGGATGGAAGGGGCGGTGCGCAGGCATGA
- the mnmA gene encoding tRNA 2-thiouridine(34) synthase MnmA: MTMSKTKENTRVVVGMSGGVDSSVTALLLKEQGYDVIGIFMKNWDDTDEFGHCTAEEDSEDVRRVCEQIGIPYYTVNFEKEYFDKVFTYFLDEYKSGRTPNPDVMCNREIKFGEFLNKALDLGADYVATGHYARLVEENGAYKLLRGVDSNKDQTYFLNALNQNQLSKAMFPIGHLPKPEVRKIAEAAGLYTAKKKDSTGVCFIGERNFKEFLSNYLPAKGGDMIDIVTGEVKGRHDGLMYYTLGQRQGLGIGGSGNGEPWFVADKDLERNQLLVVQGDSHASLYSTGLTATGVNWIAGSEHIPSGSFRCTAKFRYRQPDQGVTLTWNADGSVDVQFDQQQKAITPGQAVVFYDGDVCLGGGTIDQVQKVPVPALG; this comes from the coding sequence ATGACGATGTCCAAAACAAAAGAAAATACACGGGTCGTCGTTGGCATGTCCGGAGGTGTCGACTCTTCCGTAACCGCACTGCTGCTGAAAGAGCAAGGTTACGATGTCATCGGCATTTTCATGAAAAACTGGGACGATACGGACGAATTCGGCCATTGTACCGCTGAAGAAGATTCAGAGGACGTGCGCCGGGTGTGCGAGCAGATCGGCATTCCCTACTACACTGTCAACTTCGAGAAAGAGTATTTCGATAAAGTATTTACCTATTTCCTCGATGAATATAAGTCCGGCCGGACTCCGAATCCGGATGTCATGTGCAACCGCGAAATCAAATTCGGCGAATTCCTGAACAAGGCTCTTGATCTTGGCGCAGATTACGTCGCTACCGGCCACTATGCGCGCCTTGTTGAAGAGAATGGCGCTTACAAGCTGCTTCGCGGTGTGGACAGCAACAAGGATCAGACCTATTTCCTGAACGCGCTGAACCAAAATCAGTTGTCCAAAGCCATGTTCCCGATCGGTCATCTGCCGAAGCCGGAGGTTCGCAAAATCGCTGAGGCCGCCGGGCTGTATACCGCTAAGAAAAAGGACAGCACTGGTGTCTGCTTCATTGGCGAACGCAACTTTAAAGAATTCCTGAGCAACTACCTGCCTGCCAAAGGCGGGGACATGATCGATATCGTGACCGGCGAAGTCAAAGGTCGCCATGACGGACTGATGTATTATACGCTGGGTCAGCGCCAAGGTCTTGGCATCGGCGGATCGGGCAATGGGGAACCATGGTTCGTTGCCGATAAAGATCTGGAACGCAACCAGCTGCTGGTTGTGCAGGGCGATTCTCATGCAAGTCTTTATTCCACGGGATTGACCGCAACCGGCGTGAATTGGATTGCCGGTTCAGAGCACATTCCGAGCGGGTCTTTCCGTTGTACGGCGAAGTTCCGTTACCGTCAACCAGACCAAGGCGTTACGCTCACCTGGAATGCGGACGGAAGCGTGGACGTGCAATTCGACCAACAACAAAAAGCCATTACGCCTGGACAGGCGGTCGTGTTCTATGATGGCGACGTCTGCCTTGGAGGCGGAACAATCGACCAGGTGCAAAAAGTGCCTGTGCCGGCTTTGGGCTGA
- a CDS encoding PRC-barrel domain-containing protein has product MKLQEMIGLAVFDVEGGKQVGKIQDFIVSDDWKIEGIELESKGLFTSHVKIVQWQDIVAYGEDAVMIRNQQAVRKTGADNIKHTYLLGQSKLKEMSVLTGDGLLLGRVSDVYFDQELGNTIKGIEITDGFVSDLIEGRKWLPCTSDMSIGESAVMVPPLSEQRLENAIHSVNG; this is encoded by the coding sequence ATGAAGCTTCAGGAAATGATCGGTCTTGCCGTTTTTGATGTGGAAGGCGGAAAACAGGTCGGGAAAATCCAGGATTTCATTGTGAGCGACGATTGGAAAATTGAAGGCATTGAACTTGAAAGCAAAGGCCTGTTTACCAGTCATGTCAAAATCGTGCAGTGGCAAGATATCGTTGCCTACGGCGAAGATGCCGTCATGATCCGTAATCAACAGGCTGTCCGCAAGACGGGAGCCGACAACATAAAACATACGTACCTCCTCGGTCAGTCCAAATTAAAAGAGATGTCGGTGTTGACCGGCGACGGTTTGCTGCTTGGACGCGTCTCTGATGTTTATTTTGACCAGGAGTTGGGAAATACAATAAAAGGGATCGAAATTACGGACGGTTTTGTGTCCGACTTGATCGAAGGCCGCAAATGGCTGCCATGTACAAGTGATATGTCCATTGGAGAGAGTGCTGTAATGGTGCCCCCGCTGAGTGAACAGCGCTTGGAAAATGCCATTCATTCTGTGAACGGATAG
- a CDS encoding alpha-ketoacid dehydrogenase subunit beta: MAIMNYVSAIRLGMQEELARDENVFVLGEDVGVKGGVYTTTKGLIDMFGEERVLDTPLAESAIAGVAIGAAMYGMKPIAEMQYSDFMFPATNQIISEAAKIRYRSNNDWSCPLVIRAPIGAGVFGGLYHSQCAESVFFGTPGLKIVAPYRPYDAKGLLKAAVRDPDPVLYFEHKKCFMLVKGEVPEDDYTVPIGKSNVLREGTDITVISYSMPLMFIEHAAEELEEEGISAHVLDLRTLQPLDKEGILEAVRKTGKVLIVHEDNKTGGIGAEVSAIIAEELLFDLDAPIMRLCGPDTPATTFHAPGEKYFLLNKDKVKEAMKNLALF; encoded by the coding sequence ATGGCAATCATGAATTATGTATCGGCGATCCGCCTTGGGATGCAGGAAGAATTGGCGAGGGATGAGAACGTTTTTGTATTGGGCGAAGATGTCGGAGTCAAGGGGGGAGTCTATACAACGACAAAAGGGCTGATCGACATGTTTGGCGAAGAACGAGTTTTGGACACGCCGCTTGCCGAATCGGCGATTGCCGGGGTAGCGATCGGTGCTGCCATGTATGGAATGAAGCCGATCGCCGAAATGCAGTATTCCGATTTCATGTTTCCGGCAACGAACCAGATTATCAGCGAAGCAGCCAAAATCCGCTATCGTTCCAACAATGATTGGAGTTGTCCGCTTGTGATTCGTGCTCCCATCGGAGCCGGAGTCTTCGGTGGACTCTATCATTCCCAATGTGCAGAATCGGTGTTTTTCGGAACCCCGGGCCTTAAAATCGTAGCCCCTTATAGACCTTACGATGCAAAAGGTTTGCTGAAAGCCGCAGTCAGAGATCCCGATCCCGTACTGTACTTCGAGCACAAGAAATGCTTCATGCTGGTGAAGGGTGAAGTGCCGGAAGACGACTATACGGTACCCATCGGCAAATCCAATGTGCTTCGCGAGGGGACCGATATAACTGTAATAAGTTACAGCATGCCGCTTATGTTTATAGAACATGCTGCAGAAGAACTTGAAGAAGAAGGGATTTCTGCACATGTGCTCGATTTACGAACACTCCAACCTTTAGATAAAGAAGGGATATTGGAGGCTGTCCGGAAAACGGGAAAGGTGCTGATTGTTCATGAAGACAACAAAACAGGAGGTATTGGGGCAGAGGTATCGGCCATCATTGCCGAAGAACTGCTTTTCGATTTGGACGCACCCATCATGCGGCTGTGCGGCCCGGATACTCCAGCCACGACGTTCCATGCGCCGGGAGAAAAATACTTCCTGTTGAATAAAGATAAAGTAAAAGAGGCCATGAAGAACCTGGCGTTATTTTGA
- the crcB gene encoding fluoride efflux transporter CrcB: MIIWIGAAGMMGSILRYSLGRWVSARLGTSFPWGTWLINISGSLLLGMLYGWHASAAISDMLWVIVGTGFCGAYTTFSTFGYETMGLISRKRYGRAALYVVSSVIVGMLASFCGTWITA, encoded by the coding sequence ATGATCATCTGGATCGGTGCAGCAGGCATGATGGGTTCGATCCTGCGGTACTCGCTGGGACGATGGGTGTCTGCCCGGTTAGGCACGTCGTTTCCATGGGGAACATGGCTGATCAACATCAGCGGTTCGCTGCTGCTTGGAATGCTTTATGGCTGGCACGCGTCTGCAGCCATTTCCGATATGCTGTGGGTCATCGTAGGTACAGGATTTTGCGGTGCATACACGACCTTCTCCACATTTGGTTATGAGACCATGGGTCTAATAAGCCGGAAACGGTATGGTAGAGCAGCCCTTTACGTCGTCAGTTCGGTCATCGTGGGCATGTTGGCCTCATTTTGCGGCACGTGGATCACTGCATAA
- a CDS encoding cysteine desulfurase family protein has protein sequence MNRIYLDHAASTPVHPQVAQTMMDIMTGQFGNASSIHAFGREAKRTVNGARDAIAALLGCFPDELVFTSGGTESDNLAIFGAVAARKDKGRHIITSAVEHHAVLHTCEELERQGYDVTYLGVDEHGRIRMEELRQAIRPDTVLITIMYANNEVGTLQPIREIGELARERGILFHTDAVQALGTQHISCKDMPVDMISLSAHKINGPQGVGALYVRRGTMLEARAHGGLQERQRRAGTENMAGIAGFAEALKIAVSQAEKRYEHDLLLRSLLLEQLEKHVGAEHFHVNGHPDYTLPHILNVSFPEVSTETMLMNLDMEGIAVASGSACTSGSLEVSHVLKAMNLPEALLHSAIRFSWGLGNTTEEMIKTGEKIGTILLRLRNRL, from the coding sequence ATGAATAGAATTTATTTGGACCATGCTGCATCCACGCCTGTGCATCCACAGGTCGCACAAACGATGATGGATATCATGACCGGGCAATTCGGCAATGCCTCAAGCATCCATGCCTTCGGTCGAGAAGCGAAACGAACCGTCAATGGAGCCAGGGATGCCATCGCTGCCTTGCTTGGCTGTTTCCCTGACGAATTGGTATTTACCAGCGGAGGCACGGAAAGCGATAATTTGGCGATCTTCGGCGCAGTCGCGGCCCGGAAAGACAAAGGGCGGCATATCATTACGTCGGCCGTCGAACACCACGCGGTGCTGCATACTTGCGAGGAACTGGAGCGCCAAGGTTATGACGTGACTTATTTGGGCGTGGACGAGCATGGAAGAATCCGCATGGAGGAATTGCGGCAGGCCATTCGTCCGGATACCGTGCTGATCACGATCATGTACGCTAATAATGAAGTCGGCACGCTCCAGCCGATTCGGGAGATCGGTGAACTTGCCCGCGAACGCGGCATTCTGTTTCACACGGATGCGGTACAGGCGCTGGGGACGCAGCATATTTCCTGCAAAGACATGCCTGTCGACATGATCAGCTTGTCCGCGCACAAAATTAACGGTCCGCAGGGCGTCGGTGCGCTGTACGTGCGCAGGGGCACGATGCTGGAAGCAAGGGCGCATGGAGGGCTGCAGGAACGTCAGCGGCGTGCGGGAACCGAAAATATGGCGGGTATTGCCGGTTTTGCCGAAGCGCTCAAAATAGCCGTGTCGCAGGCAGAAAAACGCTATGAGCATGATCTTCTTTTACGCTCCCTGTTGTTGGAACAGTTGGAGAAGCATGTTGGCGCCGAGCATTTTCATGTGAACGGCCACCCCGATTATACACTTCCGCATATCCTTAACGTCAGCTTCCCGGAAGTGTCGACAGAAACGATGCTCATGAACCTGGACATGGAAGGCATTGCGGTGGCGAGTGGGTCGGCATGCACCTCGGGGTCGCTTGAAGTGTCCCATGTACTCAAAGCGATGAACCTTCCGGAAGCTTTATTGCACTCCGCGATTCGTTTTAGCTGGGGGTTGGGTAATACTACGGAAGAAATGATAAAAACGGGCGAAAAAATTGGAACCATTCTTTTGCGACTTCGTAATAGACTTTGA
- a CDS encoding LysR family transcriptional regulator: protein MESGDLRIFQCVAQEGNVTRAAARLGYVQSNVTARIRHLENELGTSLFIRHNRGMTLSPAGELLLTYADKVVGLLEEATKALQATGTPSGPLRIGSTQTAAAVRLPELFSLYYKSHPQVSLSLTTGNSQVLIDQVVGYELEGAFIGCACDHPDLRAIPVFNERVFIVSSGMNADQEELYAKPILVYSRGCSYREILENWLRESGVHRPAIMEFGTLEAIISGVASGMGISLLPEIVVRQQIAGGMLRKHSLPAGKDHMTTYFITRKDAFISSAMRAFIDLIAQEYGMIESRPIS from the coding sequence ATGGAAAGCGGAGATTTGCGCATATTTCAATGCGTTGCACAGGAGGGAAACGTGACCAGGGCAGCGGCAAGGTTAGGGTATGTTCAGTCCAATGTGACCGCAAGAATCCGGCATTTGGAGAACGAATTGGGAACGTCTCTCTTTATTCGGCATAACCGGGGCATGACGCTGTCTCCGGCCGGGGAGCTTCTATTGACTTACGCGGACAAAGTCGTAGGGTTGCTTGAAGAAGCAACGAAGGCGCTTCAAGCCACCGGGACGCCGTCCGGACCGCTGCGCATCGGTTCGACGCAGACTGCGGCTGCGGTGCGTTTACCCGAGCTTTTTTCGCTGTATTACAAGAGCCATCCGCAAGTATCGTTGTCTCTGACGACCGGCAACTCTCAGGTATTGATCGATCAGGTCGTTGGCTACGAACTGGAGGGGGCGTTCATCGGCTGTGCTTGCGATCATCCCGATTTGCGCGCGATTCCGGTATTTAACGAGCGAGTGTTTATCGTATCGTCCGGCATGAATGCCGATCAGGAAGAGTTGTACGCCAAGCCGATTCTGGTCTATAGCCGCGGGTGCTCCTATCGCGAAATATTGGAAAACTGGCTGAGGGAAAGTGGTGTTCACCGCCCAGCGATCATGGAGTTCGGCACGTTGGAGGCCATTATTAGCGGAGTGGCTTCAGGTATGGGGATTTCCCTCCTGCCCGAGATTGTCGTGCGGCAGCAGATTGCCGGCGGCATGCTTCGCAAGCATTCGCTCCCTGCAGGAAAGGATCATATGACGACGTATTTCATTACGCGCAAGGATGCGTTCATCAGCAGCGCCATGCGGGCGTTTATCGATTTGATCGCGCAGGAATATGGTATGATAGAGAGCAGGCCAATCAGTTAA